A stretch of Saccharothrix texasensis DNA encodes these proteins:
- a CDS encoding carbohydrate-binding protein, with amino-acid sequence MRVKPMIACVGLLAGALVAVASSTAQAAPTRYEAESTPAVCSGAIDTDWTGYSGSGFCNGSNSTGGYLQFTVVAAAAGTATVGVRFANGTSTARSAALLVNGSTVQSPSFEGTGAWSTWVTRTFSVSLTAGSNTIRLNPTTSAGLPNVDYLDVEAGGGDPQPQPPGGLVGWAAQAGGTTGGAGGSTVTVSTFADFRTQAQSSGAKTILVNGMLSGSGTVEIGADKTIRGVGSGSGISGTTLNIEDMSPANVIIQNMNIRGKVGGDAIQIESATHIWIDHNTMSSTIEDSPDHYDGMLDITHAADYITVSWNVIRNHWKTSLVGHSDGNGSEDRGHLRVTYHHNWFDRTFERSPRVRFGETVHVFNNYYTNVDNNADSYAIASVMDAGLLVEGNVFENVRQACWSASGYADSDPGRLVARNNSLTDSGPCEVNGTVAAIPYSYTADAVGTVKSSVTAGSGAGKL; translated from the coding sequence ATGCGCGTGAAACCCATGATCGCCTGCGTCGGCCTGTTAGCCGGGGCGCTGGTCGCGGTGGCGTCGTCCACCGCGCAGGCCGCGCCCACGCGGTACGAGGCGGAGAGCACGCCCGCGGTCTGCTCCGGCGCCATCGACACCGACTGGACCGGCTACTCCGGCAGCGGGTTCTGCAACGGCTCGAACTCCACCGGCGGCTACCTCCAGTTCACCGTGGTCGCCGCGGCCGCGGGCACCGCGACGGTGGGCGTCCGGTTCGCCAACGGCACGTCCACGGCCCGCTCCGCCGCCCTGCTGGTGAACGGGTCGACGGTCCAGTCGCCGTCGTTCGAGGGCACCGGCGCCTGGTCGACCTGGGTGACCAGGACGTTCAGCGTGTCGCTGACCGCGGGCAGCAACACGATCCGGCTGAACCCGACCACCTCGGCCGGCCTGCCCAACGTCGACTACCTGGACGTCGAGGCCGGTGGCGGGGACCCGCAGCCGCAGCCGCCGGGCGGGCTCGTCGGCTGGGCCGCGCAGGCCGGTGGCACCACCGGTGGCGCGGGCGGCTCCACGGTCACCGTGAGCACGTTCGCCGACTTCCGCACGCAGGCGCAGTCCTCCGGCGCCAAGACCATCCTGGTCAACGGCATGCTCAGCGGCTCGGGCACCGTGGAGATCGGCGCGGACAAGACCATCCGCGGCGTCGGCTCCGGCTCCGGCATCTCCGGGACCACCCTCAACATCGAGGACATGAGCCCGGCCAACGTGATCATCCAGAACATGAACATCCGGGGCAAGGTCGGCGGCGACGCGATCCAGATCGAGAGCGCCACGCACATCTGGATCGACCACAACACCATGTCCAGCACCATCGAGGACAGCCCCGACCACTACGACGGCATGCTGGACATCACGCACGCCGCGGACTACATCACCGTGTCGTGGAACGTGATCCGCAACCACTGGAAGACCTCGCTCGTCGGCCACTCCGACGGCAACGGCAGCGAGGACCGCGGCCACCTGCGGGTCACCTACCACCACAACTGGTTCGACCGCACCTTCGAACGCAGCCCTCGCGTGCGCTTCGGCGAGACGGTCCACGTGTTCAACAACTACTACACCAACGTCGACAACAACGCCGACTCGTACGCCATCGCCTCCGTCATGGACGCCGGTCTGCTGGTGGAGGGCAACGTCTTCGAGAACGTGCGGCAGGCGTGCTGGTCCGCGAGCGGTTACGCGGACTCCGACCCCGGCCGTCTGGTGGCGCGGAACAACTCCCTGACCGACTCCGGCCCCTGTGAGGTCAACGGCACGGTGGCCGCCATCCCGTACAGCTACACCGCCGACGCCGTCGGCACGGTGAAGTCGTCCGTCACGGCGGGTTCCGGCGCGGGCAAGCTCTGA